The following nucleotide sequence is from Pochonia chlamydosporia 170 chromosome 4, whole genome shotgun sequence.
CAGTAACATCACTCAACGAACTCGATATTCTCCAAACATATTGCAAAACAATTGACTTGCGTTTACTACTGGTTGCTGCTTTCTAACAAATATAGATCTATACTCCGTATAGGAATCAGTACCTGCGAGTCAGCTCCTAGAGTTGTTTGCGATGCATTATGTCACTTTTATGGCCAGCGATGGGCACACAACTCGCCAATTTCACAATAACCCACAGAAACAGGGTAGACCTGCCAGCTTAAGGCTCAATGGATTAATAATTTCTCACATGCACAGGCAGGGAGCACCACCCAGTGTGATTTTTGGTTCCCTTCGGCAACAGCTGGATCCTGCGGCCCGGCAATTGTTCCGTTATTGCCGGCGCTCATTCAGGTCGTTCGATCCCCAACATACACATCCGGCCATCCGGCCATCCGGCCATCCACCCAACATCATCGCCTGCCCCTGATTTGAAGTCAATCTTTAGCTGCTTACCGCAGTACCCATCAGCCAGTGGCGTCAACTATGTCACACAAAAATCGATGGTGGTCTCGACGCGAAATCGAAGGATTGATAGCAGATGGGCGAAAGATCATCATATTGGGTGGCCAGGTACTGAAAGTCGACACATGGCTACCATATCACCCAGGCGGAGATAAATCAATATTGCACATGATTGGTCGGGATGCCACGGATGAAGTCTCGGCATTTCACTCCAAGGAAGCACAGGACTATATGCAGAAGTATGTGATAGGAGTAGTAGACGAACCATGGGAAAATTTCTTGCCTCCGATACAGGGAGGAACATTCAGAACGCTGGCATcaaaagacgacgacgacgaaacGCTATCTTCTGACGAAGATGTCAACTCATCTGGAAAATCGACGCCACCATCTCCAGTGTTCGAAGCCGAAGAGAAGGCAGGCTCGGCTCGTCAGAGGCGCACGGGCACGGGCACGGACACACCAGTTTCGCGAGCTTCGTCATTATTCTCATCAGAACATGAGCAAGAGCATTCCAAATTTACTGAAGCTTCAGTAGCCCACGCGATATCATCAGACATCTCAAATTACCCTCGGCTCGATAAAAAGTCGCAAGCTGATGTTGTCTCAAAGTACCGCCAGCTCGATGAAAGACTGCACACCGAAGGACTCTTCGACTGCCCATATAGCTGTTACGCCGTCGAGTTCGGCCGATACTTGgttctttttgcccttttcaGGACGTTTCTCCATTATGAGTACTACATTCTCTCGAGCCTATGTCTCGGGCTACTCTGGCATCTGCTTGCCTTTACCGTTCACGACGCTGGCCATTTAAGCATAACACATGGATTTCACACAGACAGCTGTATTGGAATGTTTGTTGCGGCTTTCCTTGGTGGGCTTTCGGTTGGTTGGTGGAAGCGGAACCACAATGTGCATCACATAGTGACAAACTCTCCTGAGCACGATCCAGACATCCAGCATATGCCCTTTTTCGCCATCTCTTCCCGCTTCTTTGATTCCTTGCGCTCGACCTACTATGATCGCGTCATGAAATTTGACATCGTATCACGGGTCCTTATCAAATACCAGCATTACCTCTACTACCCCCTGCTCATGATGGGTCGTTTCAACCTGTACCGCCTAGCATGGTCATACCTCTTAGATCCGGCGCAAGCACCACGTAAAGGTCCAGCGTGGTGGCATCGCTACGTTGAAATGGCTGGCCAGGTGGTTTTCTGGTACTGGTTCGGTTACCGAACGCTATACCTCTCGATCCCGACGTGGTCATCCCGTGTCGCATTTCTGTTCGTTTCGCACATGGTCACTGGGGGGTTGCATGTGCAACTCACGCTCAGCCACTTCGCCATGTCTAGCGCCCATCTGGGCGTTCACGAGTCATTTGCCCAGAAGATGATACGGACGACTATGGATGTTGATTGCCCGCCTTGGTTGGACTTCGTGCATGGCGGTCTCAATTTCCAAGTTGTGCATCATTTGTTCCCTCGCCTCCCGAGGCACAACTTGCGTCGGGCGCAGAAGCACGTGAAAGAGTTCTGCGACGATGTTGGAATTCCATACGTGATATTCACATTTACACATGGCAACAAGGAAGTCATTAGCAGACTTGGCGAGGTCGCCGATCAAGTGAAGTTGTGGGAGGAATGCAGAAAGGTTGCTGCAAAGGATCTGGTTGAAggtcgccattgccattgatcATTATGTCTTTAACTTCCCCAAAAGAAGTCTCTATttcattttctttctctGGGAAGGATCATTGTCCTTTAGTCCATGGCACTGCGAAATGTAAGATACCGTTGTTGTGACTTACACACGTTCTCGGGAGAGCTAAATCGGCCCAACAATCTGAACCACGACATGAAATGGTGTAAGAGCTAGATTCGGGACTTCCCATCAATCTATCGATCTGGGCGTAGTGTGCGCCTCTCCCGCACAAAGAACGTGGTGTGGCGCTGGCGCGGACAAGGGACTGGGGAAATAAAGTCTACACTATGAAACAATATGACGTGTAAATCCAAACGCTACATAGATCCCTGCAATATTGAGTATGGCGTGTTAGGAGTAATGTAGTACCGAGTCATACTTGATAATTGGGTTGGATGTACGTATGTGATCGACTCGTTTCAATATGGAATTCGAGAGTTACGTTGATGATTCCAGCAACCAACAGGTTCTTTTGAAGTTTACGCATGGAACCACTGCCGAAGCAGATACCTGCAAGTTTTCTTGTCTTCTCAGTGCAGCTTTGCTCCCCACAAAGGACGGTACTGACTCCAATGTCGTCAAAAGTGCTCGGTTGCGATGGCATCCATTCGTGAACCATATATGTATGATATATGCATGCTTATCATCTACTCAAGTACACCATGACAGGCTATTGCTTGTCTATATTTAATTCTGACCTCTGGATGTTGGATGAAAAAATCTGGTACTAAATAATGTTGGGTCACATCTTGTGGATCGACTTGATCATGACATggtttgatgttgtgttttACTAGCCCAAGCCATGGGATCACTCATTCTCGCATCCTTGGACTTTGACGCAGGATAATTCGCGGTTTGACAATGTATTGCTGCGGGATTGTGTCGATAGCTCGGGGGACAGTTGGATTCGCCGAGAATTGAAGAGCAACATCACAACCTCTCTACATTGGGGTCATCAGAGGTCGACACTCCATGGCCGTTGAACGTACTAGACACACGACATTCATCGTGTGACTTGGTGCTTCTGGTTACGCTAGCTGATTCTAAACTTGAAAGTGCTACCGTTCCAGAAAGATCAATGATCCTTCCCATTTGCGTTCTCACCCCTGAACCTCACACGCTCACTCACACATCGTTTGCGAACCCTCTGGATTCTGGAAAGGACTAGCGGTTCAGAGAATAGTAATAATGTTGGCATCACCGCAAAATCGTCattcttttcctcttttaCTCCAGGTCTTTGCTTCGAAAACAACGGTGTTTCAGGTGTTCTGCAATTTCGACTGGAAACGCaaggcaaaggaggaaaagTCTCGCTAGCTAGTCTACAGCAGCCCTTTACACAGGCCACGACAAGGCCTGGCGCCCCGTTAGTGGATGGTCATTCTCGTGTTGGTAGGCTTTGACAACTGGGAATTAAAAGTTGGCAAGGACCTTGTAGAGGAGTGGTATCGATCGCATATCGTCAAGACAAGGGTGGGTGTCAATTGCTGCTGGAGATCCCAGCGGATTTGGAAGTATACTGGATGTTTATACTCGTGACATACATGGAAGAAACGATGGACGCGGACGTGATTTACGAGTATGTTCAACTACAGCGCGTGTCAGACGAAAGCGGGCGGATCCTCCGAGGTCCTTGTCTTTAATATAATACCACACTCGTTACAAGCTGAGATGCATCATTTAGAATCGtttttatgacatccagctcTGCCTTTCTGCTCCCGTCCACAAAGTGTTCGCGATTGGCCATCATTGTAGCTTACTTGAACTGTTTGAGAAACGAATGTAACTTGTCAAATCTGCTTGGTTGTTCCTGTTTCTAACTCAACGTACACCGTACTAGACCGTCTGCTGCATCTATCCTTGACCGACTGGATGCTTCCACGCCATCCAACCGATCCATATTTGGACACAAGCAAGTACGATGGAAATGATCCCAACACAGATGGAGATAAGCAGCGCCAATAGAGCAACGAAAAGCGCATTGCTCTCACTAGTTTGCCAGCGCAGCCATCGTTCTAGCTTATTCCGAGGTGGCCGGTTCTTAAGAAGCTCTCGGAGAATTGCCAAGCGCTCTCCCCAGTAAATGTATTTAAAGTCTTCTGGGGGCTCTTGGAAAATTTGGTACCCCTCGTACTCGGCACACTCGCGATCGAAATACCCGCCGCGTTTGGAAATCAACTTGTCTAAGATTGAGGCAGACTTCGGGTCGATGGGTGGGAAGAGTATAGATTGGATCGAGTGGAGTGTTTCAACAAGCAACTGCGGTGGCACTGTGCCACTGGAGAATGTAGGTTAGTGTAACAGGCTTTTTAGTCTCTGATTTGTGCAACTTTCTAGTTTCTCACACTTTTAGACTTTCTAGGAGACTCATTCCGAGTGGTCGGTTGTGGCTGCGGCAATTTTCAAGGTGTGCCTTCAAAAACTTGGCATGGTGAAATAGGTATAGGCAATTGCTTTTCGGATCAAACAGCAAGTGTTCGGCCAGGTTATCTGTGCCTCGAAAGCTAATCCCAAGACGCTTTTGTAATTTCCATGCCTTCATTGACGCTTTATCTTCAACTGTCTCGTCGGCCCTTTTCATCGACAACTCGCAGCCGACGGGGAAAGAACGCTCAACAAAGTCGACGTATTTCTCTTGTGAGAGCCAGGATATTGGTCGATGGCCGCCAAGGTTGAAATCAGTCGCGTGGTGGCGGTTAGCAGCACAGTCAATCATAACCATGGCCTGAACAGCCAAGTTAATGATCTTCTCAATTCtagaagagaaagaagctcCTTCGCAAAGGCTTTGAAAGGTCTCATTCTTGGTCATCTGAGGGTTGTGCTTCAGAATATCCACAACGTGGAGAATGTTCTTGTATGTGAGTTGGTCTCCAGCATTTTGGTTGTTCAGGCGTAAAAGGAAGTCGTTTTCTTGGCAGAGAAGGTCATCACAGAAAGCGAAGAAAACTGGCAGATCACCCACCCGACCGAAGAGTCGACGGGCTGCGTCATCTCTCTCTTCTGGTTTGGACTTCATGATCCCCTCCGCAAACCTCTACGGCTCAGGACGGTATGTAGTAAGAAAGATTTTGGAAGTTGATCTACATATCCCTAGTTGGGTGCATCCCTGGCCATCGAATCTGATTGACCCGGCGGTGTGCTTGGCTGCCTCAGCTGAGACGCACTGCAGCTGCCACACAAAACAGGGCGGAAACAGAGGTCACTTCGCATGTTCGTTATATCTGGAGTGACAGCAAATCTACATACTGCAATTGTGCCTTAGGCTTTAAACAGCGGGGCTGTGCATATTTGAATGAAGCCGCTTCTACTTCTACAACCCTACGTGCTGCTTGTTGTCGACTTTCTCCAACGCGTCACAACGACAAGATGTCTAGAAGCAGTGGAAACTCAACCCAAATGCATGTTGATAATCCACAATCCGCTGAGCTGTAAGTTCCTATGCGCTTACATATATTCTTGTAGCATATTACCGTACTCTGCGCTCATACAGGACTTGTAGTGACTTCCATGGAGCGAAGACGAACTATTGTGGCGAATCTCTCGGACTTCTGACACCCTGGGCAGAGAGCAAACCTATTAAATGCTTAAATGAAGGCGTAAAACAACCTCCGTGGCGCAAAGTGGTACCTACTGTAAAGTATCCCACTTCTGGAAATGACACCAGCAACTTTGCGAGCTCATCCAACAGTCCCGAGACAAGTTGCAGAGCACCGGTGTCAACACAGGGAGAGACGAGTACCAGCACCAATCCGAGTATCGATACGACTTTCACCGGGTCTGTAACAACGCCAAGCACACCATTGACTGTTTCAGACGTTGCCGACTCACAAAAGGAGAAGTCAACCGCCACCACGACATCGCAGTCCTGTTCCGATCCCACTTCGACTATACTTGGAAGCCCGGAAACAGACAAAAATCTCGTGAATAACAGCATTCCGCTTCCTGGCAGCCGGGACAAGAAAATATGGTACTTTTTGCCTGTATGCTCTCCACACGTACCACTGGAAGACTACAACTCAAGATTCACATATGTCGTCCACGAGTTAAAGAGAGCTGTTGATGCACACAGTATTCTAAGGGATCGTACAAGGTTCATCGACTATGACCTTAGAATGGTAGGAGATTCACCACAGTCAGCGACACCCTCCATTCTCGTCAAATGCAATACGAAAGATGTAACTTCTCTCCGATCTCTATTCAAACACACCGCGTGCCTCCGACTGTGCTATCCCGCAGAGCCATCGATACGGTCTAGGCTGTTTCATGACCCTGCGCGATCCTCAAAGCCCATGTTCAAGCTCTATTATTTCCCCTCTGATTCGAATCCAACCGTGTACAtggctggagaagaagccaatATTATAAAAGTTCCTTCGACTTCAACCATGTGTGGTGCTTTGGTTCAGCATCAAAGTCTCTTTGCAACAATTGGATTGactcttgacattgatggGATGGACCGGCTTCTCACTGTCAATCATCTTTTCCGACATGATATACTCGAGGAGCAGGCCAAATCGAAGATAGATGATTTACCACTGCCGTTCCCGTCACTGGGCGGGGACGAAGACAGTACCTTAAGCGATCAAGATGAGGCTAACCCATGGTTCAACgacagtgatgatgacgatgaaaaACAAACAGGCGAGGACCGTGTGGAGCTCAAGTTCCAGCAGGCTATCCAGCAGGCTATTGCCAATGCAGTGTGGGAGGATGCTATCTGGGGACAGCAGTTCTCTTCCTCAGAACCCAATGAGCAAGCCGCAAAGTCTGCCACAACGGATTATTCGAGCCCATACTTAGATTGGGCATGCTTAAGAACCAAGGATGAGGACTCGATCGGCTCAATGAGGTGCAACTACCTCATCCTAGACAAAAATTCACGCACACTTCTTCAAACAGTCTCGCGCTCCCCTCGCGTTTACGCAACGCCAGTCTACTTGATATCTGCAATCAGAGGTGTGAGATGCGGTACGTTAATCGCGGCACGGGGCTACCTTGGATCGTTTCCTGGACAAGCCCTTTGCCAAGTATGGACCGTCGTCATGGATGGAGGCATTGGTAAGCAACAAGATCAAGTAAATCCCTCTTTGCCACCAGTATTCTGACCTCGAGCTATTCTAGGAATTGTACCAGGCGAGTGCGGTTCAGTCGTTGTGGATCAAGAAACATTTGGTGTCTACGGCCACGTCGTCGGCTCTGACTTGTTAGGGCATGCTCGTGTTGTCCCGTTGTCAAGCGTTATCGATCAGATAAAAGCTGAATTCAACGCAAGGAGTATTCAGCTGCCAACTACCGCGCAATACGAATACACAACTCACCCATGTGAGACCCAATGGCTGAGTCAATATCCCATGTCCCAACCCGAGCATTCTACTTACGACTCTCGTTTCTGGATGCGCCCCTCTGATCTTGGCTTTATACGACCATGGCGGGATAATGGCGACACTCTAGGATTGCAGAGTGACACCATGTGGCACAGGTTTCCGGCCATAGTATCTCACTCACAGTACACCCGCCTAACCAACTCTAGCTCATCAAATTGCGATAGTGAAGTTTGTATGTCATCAGAAGACGCGGCTGGCAGACCGGAAAGCGTTTCTGATTACAGTATCGCCGACCAACACGTACTCTCTACAGACGTGACGAATTGGAGtagcagcagcggcaaacCTCTTGCTGCAAGTAAATACCGGGGGAGATGGGCTTGCCCCTTTGCCAAGAAATCCGGGCTATCTTCTCACCCGTGCTACAAAAGGGCATTCAATGATATCTCAAGAGTCAAGCAACATTTGCAGAGAGAACATTACCACATCGATGGAAATGGTATCAGTTCAGAACATCTGACAGCTGAGCAATTTGAGAAAATGCGACGCCGTATGCCGGCTAATGACATACAGAGTTGGACCAAGCTATTTCACATACTTTTCCCTGAAGATAAATTACCAGATGACCCATTTGTTCCCTCGTGTCCCGGCACCAGTCATGGCCAGGGACCAAACGACGCTTACAACATCCAGTCTGAGTATGAGCCACAGCACTGGAACAAACTCACGGGTGGGAGCAGTGTGCCCACACTCACTAATACATATGCATCTGCGGCGGAACTCGAAAATTGCGAGTCTGAAGCTTTCATAAGCCTTGCGGGCTCCCGCTTCAACAGAGACGATGAGACGGGGAAGTAGTGTTCGATAATACGCACTTGGTCAGTTTGGATGTGGTAGACTCAGGATGTAAATGTCGGAATGAATTATGTAGAAGTTTAAGTCCAATATCATCTTCAGAGTGATTGTATTTGCATTTGAGATTCGTTTGGAAGATGTCAGTCCCAGCAAAATCCGTGACCAGACGGGCACGAGCCTAAAGGAGTATGACACGACGCAAGCCAGTTGCCGAGCCTAAAAGCTATACCGTGGACTAAATGTACAATTCTAACACATCGAACCAATACAAACTTTGTCTCGGCATGTCAAAGGCTTCACGTCACGCCCAAAGTCGAACATCAACAACTCTTCACCAATTGCGTGTATTGATCTAAGTGCAAAAATGTCTGTTCACCCTCCCAACTGAACTCATGTAGCCAAGATAATTTCCAAAGACTATCCCAAATACACTACATAGATAACAAAAATACCAAGATGACtgacatcagccaagacGTATATTCCAAAAGTGACCAATCCGTGAGCTATGCCGATTTCCCTTCCAATCAAGCCTATTCCTAAATAAGCCGTGACATATATCCTCTTAGGTTCCTTAGAAATTGGACACAGTCTACCTTCCAACGAGGGAGGTTTGTGCCTTAAAGGCTTGTTGGTGGGGACAGCGTTGAATCTTCGACTGTAAAGCTCGGCCAGAACGCCTGCAAACATATTAGAGACTCATTCACTACCAAATAACCCAACGAGCAACTTACCGAAGAGTCAAGGTCCAACCAATCCGTTAACTGCCAGTCATCCAATATAAGCGGCACTTCCATTGCAAGCGCAGGATCTGGGCCGAGTTGGTCGTTTGATCCCGGCACGGTTCGTTCTATAATCGTGATCGGCAAACTGCTGCAATTCTCGCCTCCACCATACGAAGGGGTCTCGGGCGTAATATGCCGTGCAGGATGTCTGTTTCTATCTCCTGGTTTCTGTCCCCTAGCTTGATTGACAGCCAGCGACCGAAACTCCTCTAGGATGACAGCATACCGTCGACTCGGCGAATTAGATGCTGTAGCCTGAGCAAGGTGTGTATGACATCGTTCCGCCAGACGCACAAGAGAAGATCTGGCACTCTGCCCACCGTCTTGACTCATTCGGTGATGCTTAATTACCCAGACATAGGTGACGACTAGTGCGCAAAACGTGACATAATGCGTCCACCAAAACGCATGAAAGATTGGCCCATCCTTCGCCATGTAATCAACTGTTTCGAGGACACTTTTCGCGGCTTTGATGCAGTCTTGTATTTGAAGGCTGTACTTGGATACCGGATTTCGGAGGAGGAACAGCCGGTTTGCATGCATGATGGCATGGGCATGTGCTAACTTCAGGACGATGGCTTGACGGCGATAGCTTGGGATTAGAATAGCCGGGTCGATGCTGCCCAGGTGAATGGGTAAGCTACGGTGCCATTCTTCGACATGCTTGGTCATTTCACCGGCGGCGATAATTCTGTCATGTTCGGTACTGTGCTTGTATGAGTAGACCTCTCGCGATATCCGTCCAATGATTCTTGCGATTCTACGAATATGAATTAGTACGCCCTCATCACAGTACAACTTCTGAATCCATACTTTGCGTGAAATATTAATGCGTCGGTGTGGCAACCGGATCGATTCTCAGTTAGCTCACATATTGGACCTGATGGAGTCATCTCTTCATCATTGACTCTGTCAGGCCAATCCTGGTCAATGTCATCGTCGTGAAATACTCGTGGCCGTCCAAATACAACGCCCAAATAGTTGTCGATGATGTATGCTGACCAGAACGTCCTCAGACAACATTGTTCATGTATGTAATCTGGTTTGGCGGCCCTCCTTCTCGCGATATTAGCTCGCCTCTGCCATCCCAGAGCTGCAATAATGCGAAGAGCATGTCCAAATGTATACCATGCCTGATTGAATCGGGAAGTAGTGAGCAGGTACAATGTCTGTACCATATGCGCTTGCGCAGATTCCACAACGGGAACTCCAGTCTCCTGGTCTGTCAGCCGCGTAGAGAAGGCAAACAGTTCATCGGTTCCTCGAAGTGCTTGTGCATCTTCTTCCTGGGCGACGGTGAATTTGGATTTTTCTTGGTGTCGTTTAGCCATGGCGAGCGCAACATACACcactgctgccttggcccGCCCAATGCTTGTCCAGACTGGGATGCCCTCTTTGACGTTGTTTTGCATTGTTGATAACCATGTATCTACTGAAGGTCGGTGTAGGCATCGGTATGTGGCAATGCAAACATCGAAATACAGAGTCATTAATACCTTTGCATCTTCTATGTTGGGAAGGATATCTTGGGTGATGTCTCTGCTTACGGACAAACTCTTATCGCCGGACATGGTAATAAGATGAGACTCTGAGGATGGTCGATATTCAGTGGCTTcattcttgtccttcttt
It contains:
- a CDS encoding fatty acid desaturase (similar to Coccidioides immitis RS XP_001246122.1), with translation MSHKNRWWSRREIEGLIADGRKIIILGGQVLKVDTWLPYHPGGDKSILHMIGRDATDEVSAFHSKEAQDYMQKYVIGVVDEPWENFLPPIQGGTFRTLASKDDDDETLSSDEDVNSSGKSTPPSPVFEAEEKAGSARQRRTGTGTDTPVSRASSLFSSEHEQEHSKFTEASVAHAISSDISNYPRLDKKSQADVVSKYRQLDERLHTEGLFDCPYSCYAVEFGRYLVLFALFRTFLHYEYYILSSLCLGLLWHLLAFTVHDAGHLSITHGFHTDSCIGMFVAAFLGGLSVGWWKRNHNVHHIVTNSPEHDPDIQHMPFFAISSRFFDSLRSTYYDRVMKFDIVSRVLIKYQHYLYYPLLMMGRFNLYRLAWSYLLDPAQAPRKGPAWWHRYVEMAGQVVFWYWFGYRTLYLSIPTWSSRVAFLFVSHMVTGGLHVQLTLSHFAMSSAHLGVHESFAQKMIRTTMDVDCPPWLDFVHGGLNFQVVHHLFPRLPRHNLRRAQKHVKEFCDDVGIPYVIFTFTHGNKEVISRLGEVADQVKLWEECRKVAAKDLVEGRHCH
- a CDS encoding C6 transcription factor (similar to Cordyceps militaris CM01 XP_006670286.1) gives rise to the protein MQGQKRVAEYASGNDPSTPKIRKVTRACDSCKLKKAKCTGDQPCEKCIARDIECLYNASYTRGTKTTPPPSNAARRVTISIENDDSLEYDQDQRQASMGRNGTDLDAHNSAMQVTSSHGPNGDSTGPSRASPELGMAEIQGQVFDPTSSLAFLHRAWKRLSVKKDKNEATEYRPSSESHLITMSGDKSLSVSRDITQDILPNIEDAKVLMTLYFDVCIATYRCLHRPSVDTWLSTMQNNVKEGIPVWTSIGRAKAAVVYVALAMAKRHQEKSKFTVAQEEDAQALRGTDELFAFSTRLTDQETGVPVVESAQAHMVQTLYLLTTSRFNQAWYTFGHALRIIAALGWQRRANIARRRAAKPDYIHEQCCLRTFWSAYIIDNYLGVVFGRPRVFHDDDIDQDWPDRVNDEEMTPSGPICELTENRSGCHTDALIFHAKIARIIGRISREVYSYKHSTEHDRIIAAGEMTKHVEEWHRSLPIHLGSIDPAILIPSYRRQAIVLKLAHAHAIMHANRLFLLRNPVSKYSLQIQDCIKAAKSVLETVDYMAKDGPIFHAFWWTHYVTFCALVVTYVWVIKHHRMSQDGGQSARSSLVRLAERCHTHLAQATASNSPSRRYAVILEEFRSLAVNQARGQKPGDRNRHPARHITPETPSYGGGENCSSLPITIIERTVPGSNDQLGPDPALAMEVPLILDDWQLTDWLDLDSSAFWPSFTVEDSTLSPPTSL